One window from the genome of Clostridia bacterium encodes:
- a CDS encoding DUF3810 domain-containing protein, producing MKRETLKRILPKLLLYLLPITLAAAIYFLLPLAPWVAEYIFARGIFRVISVPLGFIISIFPFSITETAVFLAVPAAVALTALLFRRCRRKGVNPLTALLKRVWLILSCGLLMYMVMHGANYYRYRAADLLELDTFAKSAQYLQAVCADLAEKASAEREALPEDENGVTKLSRSLYGTLYDANDCYAKLDDEYPLLWGSVWFPKPVLHSHLWSYTGIEGVYCPIFCESNVNVDIPDFDIPYTAAHELAHTRGFAYEDECNFFAFLACSVSDSADYRYSGYFSAYIYCANALYKYDKDMWREVYAHCSDGMKRDIKARNDYWKQFEGKVMEASHKANDTFIKAQRDKRGSLSYGEAVKLILAYYEKCGFAG from the coding sequence ATGAAGCGCGAAACGCTCAAGCGAATACTGCCGAAGCTGCTGCTTTATCTGCTGCCGATAACGCTCGCGGCGGCGATATACTTCCTGCTGCCGCTCGCGCCGTGGGTCGCGGAGTATATCTTCGCGCGCGGGATATTCCGCGTCATCTCCGTGCCGCTCGGATTCATCATCTCGATATTCCCCTTCTCGATAACCGAAACGGCCGTGTTTCTCGCCGTTCCGGCGGCGGTCGCGCTGACGGCGCTCCTCTTCCGCCGCTGCCGCAGAAAAGGCGTAAACCCGCTCACGGCTCTGCTGAAACGCGTCTGGCTGATACTCTCCTGCGGACTGCTTATGTATATGGTGATGCACGGCGCGAACTACTACCGCTACCGCGCCGCCGACCTGCTGGAGCTTGATACCTTCGCGAAATCTGCGCAGTATCTGCAGGCGGTATGCGCCGACCTCGCGGAGAAGGCCTCCGCCGAGCGCGAGGCGCTGCCGGAGGACGAAAACGGCGTGACGAAGCTCTCCCGCTCGCTCTACGGCACGCTCTACGACGCGAACGACTGCTACGCGAAGCTGGACGACGAATACCCGCTGCTGTGGGGCTCCGTATGGTTCCCGAAGCCCGTGCTGCATTCGCACCTATGGTCCTACACCGGCATCGAGGGCGTCTATTGCCCGATCTTCTGCGAATCGAACGTCAACGTCGACATCCCCGACTTCGATATCCCCTATACCGCGGCGCACGAACTGGCGCATACCCGCGGCTTCGCCTACGAGGACGAGTGCAACTTCTTCGCCTTCCTCGCCTGCTCGGTATCCGACAGCGCGGACTACCGCTACTCCGGATACTTCTCGGCGTATATCTACTGCGCGAACGCGCTGTATAAGTACGACAAGGATATGTGGCGCGAGGTCTACGCACACTGCTCGGACGGGATGAAACGCGATATAAAGGCGCGCAACGACTACTGGAAGCAGTTCGAGGGCAAGGTCATGGAAGCGAGCCACAAGGCGAACGACACCTTCATAAAGGCGCAGCGCGACAAGCGCGGCAGCCTCAGCTACGGCGAAGCCGTCAAGCTGATACTTGCGTATTATGAAAAGTGCGGGTTTGCGGGATAA